From a region of the Xyrauchen texanus isolate HMW12.3.18 chromosome 47, RBS_HiC_50CHRs, whole genome shotgun sequence genome:
- the LOC127638799 gene encoding uncharacterized protein LOC127638799 isoform X2 gives MWRVDGDGPLRVQSQSGTMTPKVAVVAPNVTGCVWLGHTMRFRILPPLVPPSILDITPQNVSLPTGIPCSQGAQMTFGRKRVFEQPSEQKTRWRHKSLPTTTGKWKSHVTERPIEDRSDVVKELYSELNYIKHHSGSHVTAGNVVYVLLFGWWISLSYFLVSLLMFCSIAGVPYGRLCFQLSGYFLWPFGKALQKSSSLVKKCCIKFPHCEAIPEEVDEVKDSSEVKESTPLLRSAPTIITEIPVTTTPPKQTRYWCRVSTYVWLVLGYPLLAVIHFLAIFLSWMIVFTIPVSKMNSRTLGTILLMPPEEVIVRTVKKPQGCETRVLLCCYNAFNWYYYKYTVDGINVFAVNLLPLVIITLVIGYVDKDNYYVSSETKFATAVSSIIPLSYYIGMGIASISAQSNFAVGAVVNATFGSITEMAFYITALLQGHRAGNKCYAEIVKSALTGTLLGCILFIPGICMIIGGCKHREQRFNSRSAGVSSALLFISVGGVFAPTLFSKAYGNFICEGCNNSPGNTSKPFICNNCHYDLSENNRPLFLSHIEPLVYTISVLLPAAYLIGLIFTLKTHTHIYDIHVSDGHCHVMSDHGAVVHWSRMRALVVLILATLLMAACADLSTEHIKPIISNSSVSQYFIGVTVLAMVPELPEIVNGVQFALQNNISLSLEVGSCIAVQVCMLQIPLLILFNAFYDVGFVLIFSDLHLWASIFSVILVNYIFMDGKSDYFQGTALVVVYLILLALYFFAPAPLGC, from the exons ATGTGGAGAGTCGACGGAGACGGTCCACTGAGAGTTCAG AGCCAATCTGGGACCATGACCCCAAAGGTCGCCGTTGTAGCTCCCAATGTGACAGGCTGTGTGTGGCTGGGGCATACAATGAGATTCCGGATACTCCCTCCCCTTGTACCTCCCAGTATTTTGGACATTACACCCCAAAATGTGTCTCTGCCCACA GGCATTCCCTGCAGTCAAGGTGCACAGATGACATTTGGCAGGAAGCGAGTATTCGAACAACCATCCGAGCAGAAAACGAGGTGGAGGCACAAAAGCTTGCCAACAACTACAGG GAAATGGAAGAGTCATGTAACTGAGCGACCCATTGAGGACCGATCCGATGTGGTGAAGGAGCTTTATTCCGAGCTCAACTACATCAAACATCATTCAG GATCTCATGTCACTGCTGGGAATGTTGTATATGTGTTACTCTTTGGCTGGTGGATCTCCTTATCTTACTTCTTGGTCAGTCTGCTGATGTTTTGCTCCATTGCTGGAGTCCCATATG GAAGACTATGTTTCCAGTTGTCAGGTTATTTCTTATGGCCGTTTGGAAAGGCATTACAAAAG AGCAGTAGCCTGGTGAAGAAATGTTGTATAAAATTCCCCCACTGCGAGGCCATTCCAGAGGAAGTGGACGAGGTTAAGGATTCCTCAGAGGTGAAAGAGTCTACACCTCTGCTGCGCTCCGCTCCTACCATCATCACAGAAATACCTGTGACTACTACGCCACCCAAGCAGACACGTTACTGG TGTCGTGTAAGCACATATGTTTGGCTGGTGCTTGGATACCCCCTGCTGGCTGTGATTCATTTCCTGGCCATTTTCCTGTCATGGATGATAGTTTTCACCATCCCTGTTTCAAAGATGAATTCCAGGACCTTGGGCACAATCCTGCTCATGCCACCGGAAGAGGTTATAGTTCGCACAGTGAAAAAG CCACAAGGCTGTGAGACCAGAGTCCTGCTTTGCTGTTATAATGCCTTCAACTGGTATTACTACAAATACACTGTGGATGGAATAAATGTGTTTGCTGTCA ACCTGCTGCCACTGGTTATTATCACTCTGGTGATTGGATATGTGGACAAAGACAATTATTATGTGAGCTCCGAGACAAAGTTTGCCACAGCAGTGAGCTCTATTATCCCCTTGTCTTATTACATTGGAATGGGAATAGCAAG TATTTCAGCCCAGAGTAACTTCGCAGTGGGTGCGGTTGTAAATGCCACCTTTGGGTCCATTACGGAGATGGCTTTCTACATCACAGCTTTGCTGCAGGGCCACCGCGCAGGAAACAAGTGCTACGCAGAGATCGTCAAATCTGCTCTAACCGGCACCCTGTTGGGCTGCATCCTCTTCATACCT GGGATCTGTATGATCATTGGGGGCTGTAAGCACAGAGAGCAGAGGTTCAACAGCAGGTCAGCAGGAGTGAGTTCAGCCCTGCTCTTCATATCAGTGGGAG GTGTTTTTGCCCCCACGCTGTTTTCAAAGGCTTATGGAAACTTTATATGTGAGGGCTGTAACAATTCACCTGGTAACACCTCAAAGCCCTTCATATGTAACAATTGCCATTATGACCTG AGCGAAAACAACCGACCTCTTTTTTTGAGTCACATCGA GCCTTTAGTGTACACTATCTCTGTCCTGTTACCTGCTGCTTATCTCATTGGTCTGATCTTCACCCTGAAAACTCATACGCATATTTATGACATCCATGTCAGTGATGGCCACTGCCATG TTATGAGTGATCATGGTGCAGTGGTTCACTGGTCGAGAATGAGGGCTCTGGTGGTGCTCATTTTGGCTACATTACTGATGGCAGCGTGTGCTGATCTCAGCACTGAGCACATCAAGCCAATCATTTCTAACTCCAGTGTCTCGCAG TATTTTATTGGAGTTACTGTGTTAGCCATGGTGCCAGAGCTTCCGGAGATAGTCAATGGGGTCCAGTTTGCTCTTCAGAACAACATCAGTCTCAG CCTGGAAGTGGGAAGTTGCATTGCTGTTCAAGTGTGCATGCTACAAATACCTTTGCTGATCTTATTCAATGCTTTTTAT GATGTTGGATTCGTCCTCATATTCAGTGATTTACACCTCTGGGCAAGCATCTTCAGTGTTATTCTGGTCAACTACATATTTATGGATGGAAAGTCTGACTATTTTCagg GGACAGCTCTGGTGGTTGTTTACCTCATTCTCCTGGCCTTGTACTTTTTTGCACCTGCTCCCCTCGGCTGCTGA
- the LOC127638804 gene encoding kelch domain-containing protein 10-like isoform X2, translated as MSAAEGAHSPDRLNQFERLSGRPPLRAAGHRAPPARSGHRCVADNTNLYVFGGYNPDYDESGGSENEDYPLFRELWRFRFATGTWQQIRTEGFMPTELASMSAVLHGNNLLVFGGTGIPFGENNGNDVHVCNVKYKRWSLLNCRGKKPNRIYGQAMAIINGFLYVFGGTTGYIYSTDLHRLDLTTREWIHLKPNNPPDDLPEERYRHEIAHDGQRIYILGGGTSWTSYPLDKIHAYNLETNSWEEITTKPHERIGFPAPRRCHSCVQIKNNVFICGGYNGEVILDDLWKINLQTFQWNKLPAVMPEPAYFHCAAVTPAGCMYIHGGVVNIHENKRTGSLFKIWLVVPSLLELCWERLLKAFPHLAQLTPIQLLNLGLTQELIERLK; from the exons GTCATAGAGCCCCTCCGGCCCGGAGTGGCCATCGCTGTGTGGCCGACAACACCAATCTCTATGTGTTCGGAGGGTACAACCCTGACTACGATGAATCAGGTGGCTCAGAAAATGAAGACTATCCACTGTTCAGGGAGCTGTGGAGGTTCCGCTTTGCAACTGGGACATGGCAACAAATCCGCACAGAGGGCTTCATGCCCACCGAGCTGGCCTCAATGTCTG CTGTTTTGCATGGAAACAACCTTCTTGTGTTTGGCGGTACTGGAATCCCATTCGGTGAGAACAATGGAAATGACGTTCATGTCTGCAATGTTAAATACAAACGATGGTCCCTCCTCAACTGCAGGGGCAAGAAACCTAATCGAATATATGGACAG GCGATGGCCATAATCAATGGCTTCTTGTACGTATTTGGAGGTACAACGGGTTACATCTACAGCACTGATCTCCACAGACTGGATCTAACAACACGAGAGTGGATTCACTTGAAACCCAACAACCCTCCAGATGACCTGCCCGAGGAGCG ATACAGACATGAGATAGCCCATGACGGACAGAGAATATACATCCTTGGAGGGGGAACCTCCTGGACTTCCTACCCATTAGACAAG ATACATGCTTATAACCTCGAAACAAATTCCTGGGAAGAAATCACAACAAAACCTCACGAAAGAATAG gattCCCAGCCCCTCGTAGATGTCATAGTTGTGTGCAGATTAAAAATA ATGTATTTATATGTGGAGGATACAATGGTGAAGTAATACTGGATGATCTGTGGAAGATCAACCTGCAGACATTCCAGTGGAATAAACTACCTGCAGTGATGCCTGAACCTGCCTACTTCCACTGTGCTGCTGTTACCCCG GCCGGTTGCATGTACATCCACGGTGGTGTGGTGAACATCCATGAGAATAAGCGGACTGGTTCCTTGTTTAAGATCTGGCTGGTGGTGCCCAGTCTGCTGGAACTGTGCTGGGAGCGTCTGCTTAAAGCCTTCCCACACCTGGCCCAACTCACCCCGATTCAGCTGCTAAATTTAGGCCTTACCCAGGAACTCATTGAACGTTTGAAATGA
- the LOC127638796 gene encoding smoothened homolog gives MKKMYFETFDETSLHCRVPKMSSKRLCSIVGCFWMLWICVATSTVVQAVILRTNETVFNDFCKKTSSCEVLKYNTCLGSPLPYTHTSLILAEDSETQEEAFEKLAMWSGLRNAPRCWAVIQPLLCAVYMPKCVNGKVELPSQHLCQATRTPCSIVEQERGWPSFLKCENKENFPEGCQNEVQKINFNTSGHCEAPLVKTDIQASWYKDVEGCGIQCNNPLFTEDEHSDMHSYIAIFGSLTLLCTFFTLATFLADWKNSNRYPAVILFYVNACFFIGSIGWLAQFMDGARKEIVCKSDNTMRLGEPSSTETLSCVIIFVIVYYSLMSGVIWFVMLTYAWHTSFKALGTTHQPLWGKTSYFHLVTWSIPFVLTVAILAIAEVDGDSVSGICFVGYKNYRYRAGFVLAPIGVVLVVGGYFLIRGVMTLFSIKSNHPGLLSEKAASKINETMLRLGIFGFLAFGFVLITFGCHFYDFFNQAEWEKSFREYVLCEANVTIAHQTKKPIPECVIKNRPSLLVEKINLFSMFGTGIAMSTWVWTKATILIWKRTWCRIIGRSDDEPKRIKKSKMIAKAFSKRKELQKDPEKELSFSMHTVSHEGPVAGINFDLNEPSMEMSSTWAQHVTKMVARRGAILPQDVSVTPTGTSVPTPEERNMLWMVDAEISPEMVKRKKKKKKRKKEAHPTTDKGYPSYPCREFGASAVPRLPKLPGHRSLVANQEEQEILPGAYPEFRTSCPLPYQERRYDGLGYLPSKSHNKPSSLPLANPLMLRDSMQDDSSRFQQSSWQPNRVFRQFGLEPCVMDAGRTAILPRADGRMGVPIHSRTNLMEAELMDTDS, from the exons atgaagaaaatgtattttgaaacgTTTGATGAAACATCGTTACATTGTCGCGTCCCCAAGATGTCCTCCAAGCGCTTATGCTCCATTGTTGGATGTTTTTGGATGCTTTGGATCTGTGTAGCCACCTCCACGGTCGTTCAGGCGGTCATTTTACGCACAAATGAAACTGTATTCAACGACTTTTGTAAGAAAACCTCATCTTGCGAAGTGCTGAAATACAATACGTGTTTGGGGTCACCTTTGCCTTATACGCACACGTCTCTGATTCTGGCTGAAGATTCAGAAACTCAGGAAGAGGCATTTGAGAAACTGGCCATGTGGTCTG GGCTGAGAAATGCACCTCGCTGTTGGGCCGTCATTCAGCCATTGCTGTGTGCGGTTTACATGCCTAAGTGTGTGAATGGAAAGGTGGAACTACCCAGCCAACACCTGTGCCAAGCTACACGCACACCTTGTAGTATTGTTGAGCAGGAGAGGGGCTGGCCAAGCTTCCTCAAGTGTGAAAATAAGGAAAACTTCCCTGAAGGTTGCCAG AATGAGGTCCAGAAGATCAATTTCAATACATCAGGACATTGTGAGGCTCCTTTGGTCAAAACTGATATCCAGGCAAGCTGGTACAAGGATGTGGAGGGCTGTGGGATACAGTGCAATAATCCCTTGTTTACAGAGGACGAGCACTCTGACATGCACAGCTACATCGCCATCTTTGGCTCCCTTACTCTCCTTTGTACCTTCTTCACACTG GCCACATTTCTTGCCGACTGGAAGAATTCCAACCGTTACCCTGCTGTCATCCTGTTTTATGTTAATGCATGTTTCTTTATCGGAAGTATTGGATGGCTCGCTCAGTTCATGGATGGAGCCCGCAAGGAGATCGTGTGCAAAAGCGACAACACCATGCGGCTTGGAGAGCCATC GTCCACTGAGACACTATCATGTGTGATTATCTTCGTCATTGTGTATTACTCTCTTATGTCTGGGGTCATTTGGTTTGTTATGCTCACCTATGCCTGGCACACATCATTCAAAGCCTTGGGCACCACTCACCAGCCTCTGTGGGGAAAAACCTCTTATTTCCACCTGGTCACGTGGTCTATTCCTTTCGTACTGACAGTTGCCATACTGGCCATTGCGGAG GTGGATGGCGATTCTGTTAGTGGCATTTGCTTTGTCGGCTATAAGAACTACAGATATCGTGCTGGGTTTGTTCTGGCTCCCATCGGGGTGGTTCTTGTTGTTGGCGGCTATTTCCTGATAAGAG GGGTTATGACATTGTTTTCCATTAAGAGTAACCACCCGGGCCTGCTTAGTGAAAAAGCTGCTAGTAAAATCAATGAGACCATGCTAAGGCTTG gtATATTTGGATTCTTggcctttggttttgttttaattacatttggcTGCCATTTCTATGACTTTTTCAATCAAGCCGAGTGGGAGAAAAGCTTCAGGGAATATGTACT ATGTGAAGCTAATGTCACCATAGCTCACCAGACCAAGAAGCCCATTCCAGAGTGTGTCATCAAGAACAGGCCCAGTCTGCTGGTGGAGAAGATCAACCTCTTCTCAATGTTCGGCACAGGCATTGCAATGAGCACATGGGTTTGGACAAAGGCCACTATACTTATATGGAAACGCACCTGGTGCCG AATCATTGGACGTAGTGATGATGAGCCAAAACGCATCAAGAAGAGTAAAATGATCGCCAAGGCATTCTCAAAGAGAAAAGAACTGCAGAAGGATCCAGAGAAAGAGCTGTCCTTCAGCATGCACACTGTCTCTCACGAGGGACCTGTTG CTGGTATCAACTTTGACCTGAATGAGCCATCCATGGAAATGTCATCTACATGGGCTCAACATGTGACTAAGATGGTGGCTAGAAGAGGGGCAATCTTACCGCAAGACGTCTCAGTAACACCCACTGGAACATCTG TTCCGACACCAGAAGAGAGAAATATGCTCTGGATGGTTGATGCTGAAATTTCTCCTGAAATGgtgaaaagaaagaagaagaagaaaaagagaaagaaggaGGCGCATCCTACAACGGATAAAGGGTATCCTTCCTACCCTTGTAGAGAGTTTGGCGCCAGTGCGGTGCCACGCCTCCCAAAGCTGCCCGGTCACCGGAGTCTGGTGGCTAACCAGGAAGAACAGGAAATACTTCCTGGGGCCTATCCAGAATTTAGGACTTCTTGTCCGCTTCCCTACCAGGAGAGGAGGTACGATGGGCTGGGATACCTTCCCTCCAAATCACACAACAAACCATCTAGCCTTCCGCTTGCCAATCCCTTGATGCTAAGGGACAGCATGCAAGACGACTCGAGTCGCTTCCAACAGTCATCATGGCAACCTAATAGGGTTTTCCGGCAGTTTGGCCTGGAGCCTTGTGTAATGGATGCTGGTAGGACTGCGATTCTGCCACGAGCGGATGGCAGGATGGGTGTACCAATACACTCCAGAACCAATCTTATGGAGGCTGAGCTAATGGACACAGACTCTTGA
- the LOC127638804 gene encoding kelch domain-containing protein 10-like isoform X1: protein MSAAEGAHSPDRLNQFERLSGRPPLRAAGSKKRVCWLQARRILGQPCPSLRIPNRFLREGHRAPPARSGHRCVADNTNLYVFGGYNPDYDESGGSENEDYPLFRELWRFRFATGTWQQIRTEGFMPTELASMSAVLHGNNLLVFGGTGIPFGENNGNDVHVCNVKYKRWSLLNCRGKKPNRIYGQAMAIINGFLYVFGGTTGYIYSTDLHRLDLTTREWIHLKPNNPPDDLPEERYRHEIAHDGQRIYILGGGTSWTSYPLDKIHAYNLETNSWEEITTKPHERIGFPAPRRCHSCVQIKNNVFICGGYNGEVILDDLWKINLQTFQWNKLPAVMPEPAYFHCAAVTPAGCMYIHGGVVNIHENKRTGSLFKIWLVVPSLLELCWERLLKAFPHLAQLTPIQLLNLGLTQELIERLK from the exons GCTCTAAGAAGAGAGTTTGCTGGCTACAAGCTCGAAGAATCCTCGGCCAACCCTGTCCCAGTCTTCGGATCCCTAACAGGTTTTTAAGAGAAG GTCATAGAGCCCCTCCGGCCCGGAGTGGCCATCGCTGTGTGGCCGACAACACCAATCTCTATGTGTTCGGAGGGTACAACCCTGACTACGATGAATCAGGTGGCTCAGAAAATGAAGACTATCCACTGTTCAGGGAGCTGTGGAGGTTCCGCTTTGCAACTGGGACATGGCAACAAATCCGCACAGAGGGCTTCATGCCCACCGAGCTGGCCTCAATGTCTG CTGTTTTGCATGGAAACAACCTTCTTGTGTTTGGCGGTACTGGAATCCCATTCGGTGAGAACAATGGAAATGACGTTCATGTCTGCAATGTTAAATACAAACGATGGTCCCTCCTCAACTGCAGGGGCAAGAAACCTAATCGAATATATGGACAG GCGATGGCCATAATCAATGGCTTCTTGTACGTATTTGGAGGTACAACGGGTTACATCTACAGCACTGATCTCCACAGACTGGATCTAACAACACGAGAGTGGATTCACTTGAAACCCAACAACCCTCCAGATGACCTGCCCGAGGAGCG ATACAGACATGAGATAGCCCATGACGGACAGAGAATATACATCCTTGGAGGGGGAACCTCCTGGACTTCCTACCCATTAGACAAG ATACATGCTTATAACCTCGAAACAAATTCCTGGGAAGAAATCACAACAAAACCTCACGAAAGAATAG gattCCCAGCCCCTCGTAGATGTCATAGTTGTGTGCAGATTAAAAATA ATGTATTTATATGTGGAGGATACAATGGTGAAGTAATACTGGATGATCTGTGGAAGATCAACCTGCAGACATTCCAGTGGAATAAACTACCTGCAGTGATGCCTGAACCTGCCTACTTCCACTGTGCTGCTGTTACCCCG GCCGGTTGCATGTACATCCACGGTGGTGTGGTGAACATCCATGAGAATAAGCGGACTGGTTCCTTGTTTAAGATCTGGCTGGTGGTGCCCAGTCTGCTGGAACTGTGCTGGGAGCGTCTGCTTAAAGCCTTCCCACACCTGGCCCAACTCACCCCGATTCAGCTGCTAAATTTAGGCCTTACCCAGGAACTCATTGAACGTTTGAAATGA
- the LOC127638799 gene encoding uncharacterized protein LOC127638799 isoform X1, with translation MALIKHTMSADVESRRRRSTESSEPIWDHDPKGRRCSSQCDRLCVAGAYNEIPDTPSPCTSQYFGHYTPKCVSAHRHSLQSRCTDDIWQEASIRTTIRAENEVEAQKLANNYRFGFRKWKSHVTERPIEDRSDVVKELYSELNYIKHHSGSHVTAGNVVYVLLFGWWISLSYFLVSLLMFCSIAGVPYGRLCFQLSGYFLWPFGKALQKSSSLVKKCCIKFPHCEAIPEEVDEVKDSSEVKESTPLLRSAPTIITEIPVTTTPPKQTRYWCRVSTYVWLVLGYPLLAVIHFLAIFLSWMIVFTIPVSKMNSRTLGTILLMPPEEVIVRTVKKPQGCETRVLLCCYNAFNWYYYKYTVDGINVFAVNLLPLVIITLVIGYVDKDNYYVSSETKFATAVSSIIPLSYYIGMGIASISAQSNFAVGAVVNATFGSITEMAFYITALLQGHRAGNKCYAEIVKSALTGTLLGCILFIPGICMIIGGCKHREQRFNSRSAGVSSALLFISVGGVFAPTLFSKAYGNFICEGCNNSPGNTSKPFICNNCHYDLSENNRPLFLSHIEPLVYTISVLLPAAYLIGLIFTLKTHTHIYDIHVSDGHCHVMSDHGAVVHWSRMRALVVLILATLLMAACADLSTEHIKPIISNSSVSQYFIGVTVLAMVPELPEIVNGVQFALQNNISLSLEVGSCIAVQVCMLQIPLLILFNAFYDVGFVLIFSDLHLWASIFSVILVNYIFMDGKSDYFQGTALVVVYLILLALYFFAPAPLGC, from the exons ATGGCACTCATCAAACACACGATGTCCGCTGATGTGGAGAGTCGACGGAGACGGTCCACTGAGAGTTCAG AGCCAATCTGGGACCATGACCCCAAAGGTCGCCGTTGTAGCTCCCAATGTGACAGGCTGTGTGTGGCTGGGGCATACAATGAGATTCCGGATACTCCCTCCCCTTGTACCTCCCAGTATTTTGGACATTACACCCCAAAATGTGTCTCTGCCCACA GGCATTCCCTGCAGTCAAGGTGCACAGATGACATTTGGCAGGAAGCGAGTATTCGAACAACCATCCGAGCAGAAAACGAGGTGGAGGCACAAAAGCTTGCCAACAACTACAGG TTTGGTTTCAGGAAATGGAAGAGTCATGTAACTGAGCGACCCATTGAGGACCGATCCGATGTGGTGAAGGAGCTTTATTCCGAGCTCAACTACATCAAACATCATTCAG GATCTCATGTCACTGCTGGGAATGTTGTATATGTGTTACTCTTTGGCTGGTGGATCTCCTTATCTTACTTCTTGGTCAGTCTGCTGATGTTTTGCTCCATTGCTGGAGTCCCATATG GAAGACTATGTTTCCAGTTGTCAGGTTATTTCTTATGGCCGTTTGGAAAGGCATTACAAAAG AGCAGTAGCCTGGTGAAGAAATGTTGTATAAAATTCCCCCACTGCGAGGCCATTCCAGAGGAAGTGGACGAGGTTAAGGATTCCTCAGAGGTGAAAGAGTCTACACCTCTGCTGCGCTCCGCTCCTACCATCATCACAGAAATACCTGTGACTACTACGCCACCCAAGCAGACACGTTACTGG TGTCGTGTAAGCACATATGTTTGGCTGGTGCTTGGATACCCCCTGCTGGCTGTGATTCATTTCCTGGCCATTTTCCTGTCATGGATGATAGTTTTCACCATCCCTGTTTCAAAGATGAATTCCAGGACCTTGGGCACAATCCTGCTCATGCCACCGGAAGAGGTTATAGTTCGCACAGTGAAAAAG CCACAAGGCTGTGAGACCAGAGTCCTGCTTTGCTGTTATAATGCCTTCAACTGGTATTACTACAAATACACTGTGGATGGAATAAATGTGTTTGCTGTCA ACCTGCTGCCACTGGTTATTATCACTCTGGTGATTGGATATGTGGACAAAGACAATTATTATGTGAGCTCCGAGACAAAGTTTGCCACAGCAGTGAGCTCTATTATCCCCTTGTCTTATTACATTGGAATGGGAATAGCAAG TATTTCAGCCCAGAGTAACTTCGCAGTGGGTGCGGTTGTAAATGCCACCTTTGGGTCCATTACGGAGATGGCTTTCTACATCACAGCTTTGCTGCAGGGCCACCGCGCAGGAAACAAGTGCTACGCAGAGATCGTCAAATCTGCTCTAACCGGCACCCTGTTGGGCTGCATCCTCTTCATACCT GGGATCTGTATGATCATTGGGGGCTGTAAGCACAGAGAGCAGAGGTTCAACAGCAGGTCAGCAGGAGTGAGTTCAGCCCTGCTCTTCATATCAGTGGGAG GTGTTTTTGCCCCCACGCTGTTTTCAAAGGCTTATGGAAACTTTATATGTGAGGGCTGTAACAATTCACCTGGTAACACCTCAAAGCCCTTCATATGTAACAATTGCCATTATGACCTG AGCGAAAACAACCGACCTCTTTTTTTGAGTCACATCGA GCCTTTAGTGTACACTATCTCTGTCCTGTTACCTGCTGCTTATCTCATTGGTCTGATCTTCACCCTGAAAACTCATACGCATATTTATGACATCCATGTCAGTGATGGCCACTGCCATG TTATGAGTGATCATGGTGCAGTGGTTCACTGGTCGAGAATGAGGGCTCTGGTGGTGCTCATTTTGGCTACATTACTGATGGCAGCGTGTGCTGATCTCAGCACTGAGCACATCAAGCCAATCATTTCTAACTCCAGTGTCTCGCAG TATTTTATTGGAGTTACTGTGTTAGCCATGGTGCCAGAGCTTCCGGAGATAGTCAATGGGGTCCAGTTTGCTCTTCAGAACAACATCAGTCTCAG CCTGGAAGTGGGAAGTTGCATTGCTGTTCAAGTGTGCATGCTACAAATACCTTTGCTGATCTTATTCAATGCTTTTTAT GATGTTGGATTCGTCCTCATATTCAGTGATTTACACCTCTGGGCAAGCATCTTCAGTGTTATTCTGGTCAACTACATATTTATGGATGGAAAGTCTGACTATTTTCagg GGACAGCTCTGGTGGTTGTTTACCTCATTCTCCTGGCCTTGTACTTTTTTGCACCTGCTCCCCTCGGCTGCTGA